A genome region from Gigantopelta aegis isolate Gae_Host chromosome 3, Gae_host_genome, whole genome shotgun sequence includes the following:
- the LOC121391613 gene encoding actin-related protein 2/3 complex subunit 3-A-like, with the protein MPAYHSQFLNPPQLVGNMALLPIRSQYKGPAPKNAGEQDIIDEAIYFFKANIFFRSYEIKSEADRTLIYITLYISECLKKFQKCSSRNQGEKEMYTLGISNFPIPGEGQFPLNAMYVKPRNRNEEDTMRAYLQQLRQETGSRLCEKVFDPSTDKPSKWWLCFARRKFMDKSLSAPGQ; encoded by the exons GCCTACCATTCCCAGTTTCTAAATCCACCCCAGCTAGTTGGCAACATGGCATTACTTCCAATCAGAAGTCAGTATAAGGGACCAGCCCCTAAGAATG CTGGTGAACAAGATATCATTGATGAAGCTATTTACTTTTTCAAAGCAAATATTTTCTTCAGAAGTTATGAAATTAAG agtgaAGCTGATAGAACACTGATCTACATAACACTGTATATAAGTGAATGCTTGAAAAAGTTTCAAAAG TGCTCGTCAAGAAATCAAGGTGAAAAGGAAATGTATACTCTTGGAATCTCCAACTTCCCTATTCCCGGAGAAGGACAGTTTCCCTTGAATGCCATGTATGTCAAACCTCGCAACCGAAATGAAGAAG ACACAATGCGAGCATACTTGCAACAGCTGAGGCAGGAAACTGGAAGCAGACTGTGCGAAAAAGTCTTCGATCCTTCAACAGACAAGCCCAGCAAG tggtGGTTGTGTTTCGCCAGGAGGAAATTCATGGACAAAAGTCTGTCAGCACCAGGACAGTGA